A genomic segment from Borrelia puertoricensis encodes:
- a CDS encoding DUF1463 family protein translates to MGLYDLKEVYLSISGRQINSGKLELTSEPTTRAVISNEDRGMPVISLRDPKTITYIFSIEVTLGSHDYILLTQISDDQFYNMNVSKEDKMMDLVFNDRITTKIISNCAVFTEEPSRSYSAEAEKVTFEIRAINCQKITPKN, encoded by the coding sequence ATGGGATTATATGATTTAAAGGAAGTTTATCTCTCTATCTCGGGAAGACAAATTAATAGTGGAAAATTAGAACTTACAAGTGAACCTACAACTAGAGCAGTAATTAGTAATGAAGATAGAGGAATGCCTGTTATCAGTCTTCGAGATCCCAAAACCATTACTTATATATTTAGTATTGAAGTAACACTTGGTAGTCATGATTACATATTACTAACTCAAATCTCTGATGACCAATTTTACAACATGAATGTAAGTAAAGAAGATAAAATGATGGATTTGGTATTTAATGATAGGATAACAACAAAAATAATCAGTAACTGTGCTGTATTTACTGAAGAACCATCAAGAAGTTACTCAGCAGAAGCAGAAAAAGTTACTTTTGAAATTAGAGCTATCAATTGCCAAAAAATAACACCTAAAAATTAA